One window of the Populus nigra chromosome 4, ddPopNigr1.1, whole genome shotgun sequence genome contains the following:
- the LOC133690950 gene encoding FCS-Like Zinc finger 8-like: MLRNRSRAVTSKQTLMTDHNSAQSTSNQNCTKPTTSFLVSPRFKAFTFKGLPEAEPVMSPTSILDTTKPFFPFKTPFSNVINQPKSPKVFSEYKHSWDKSDSKGIGLALIDDTPSCGKVSIKENENHFSKPSNRTVLFGTKLRVQIPPQPNSILFPVESPKSPGDFGIETSRNSQFSASPSVHSGIQSKDSPRVFTGCISMSEMELSEDYTCVITHGPNPTTTHIFDNCVVENYYSLSDMSKSEPRSFLSSCYTCKKNLQQKNDIYIYRGEKAFCSQECRCQEMLLDEIET; encoded by the exons ATGCTGAGGAATAGATCTAGAGCTGTGACCAGCAAGCAAACTTTAATGACTGACCACAATAGTGCTCAATCAACTTCCAATCAGAATTGCACTAAGCCAACAACATCTTTTCTCGTTTCTCCAAGGTTCAAAGCTTTCACCTTTAAGGGTCTCCCTGAAGCTGAACCCGTGATGAGTCCAACTTCAATTCTTGACACTACTAAACCATTCTTCCCTTTCAAAACCCCCTTTTCTAATGTCATAAACCAACCTAAATCCCCTAAAGTTTTCTCAGAGTACAAACACTCATGGGACAAATCAGACTCAAAGGGCATTGGTCTTGCACTTATTGATGATACACCAAGCTGTGGCAAAGTATCCATCAAAGAGAACGAAAACCATTTTTCTAAACCCAGTAACAGAACGGTCTTGTTTGGCACCAAGCTCAGAGTTCAAATCCCACCACAGCCAAATTCTATACTATTTCCAGTCGAGTCACCTAAATCTCCAGGCGACTTTGGAATTGAGACCTCCAGGAACTCACAATTCTCTGCATCTCCTTCAGTCCATTCTGGCATCCAATCAAAGGATTCTCCTCGGGTGTTCACGGGATGCATATCAATGAGTGAAATGGAGCTCTCTGAAGACTATACATGTGTCATAACTCATGGGCCTAATCCAACGACCACTCATATTTTTGATAACTGCGTTGTGGAGAATTATTACTCTTTATCGGATATGTCCAAATCTGAGCCCAGGAGTTTCCTTAGCTCCTGTTACACTTGCAAGAAGAATCTTCAACAGAAAAATGACATTTACATCTACAG AGGTGAAAAAGCTTTCTGCAGTCAGGAATGCCGTTGCCAAGAAATGTTATTAGATGAAATAGAGACTTGA
- the LOC133692026 gene encoding uncharacterized protein LOC133692026 produces METLVVVAQHKNQYYTKVRSNGPGKFGTSPSKHFKDINCRTFHTRDGILPTPFQASTTTVTKITSHVPPTSNSPKTPSPAMKSQFNSHPVDNGHFKTISKSSPITINVTVPRKETSFFEDMGFGNENLPFSERWAGPAYSNSPPPSSLPIPKFSMRPPKRTVSLDLPVNHGSDFNVQPTAKSAPASPSREHSPSMKDLFLSADSATKTLRRILNLDVADE; encoded by the coding sequence ATGGAGACGCTTGTTGTTGTGGCTCAACACAAGAATCAGTACTACACCAAAGTTAGGTCAAATGGGCCTGGTAAATTTGGGACTTCACCTTCTAAGCACTTTAAGGATATCAATTGCAGGACTTTTCATACCAGGGACGGGATACTCCCAACCCCATTTCAGGCTTCCACTACCACTGTAACCAAAATCACCAGCCATGTTCCTCCCACTTCTAACTCTCCAAAAACACCATCACCTGCTATGAAGTCTCAATTTAATTCTCATCCTGTTGACAATGGTCACTTTAAGACCATTTCGAAAAGCTCTCCCATAACCATTAATGTCACAGTTCCTAGAAAGGAGACATCTTTTTTTGAGGACATGGGTTTTGGGAATGAGAATTTACCCTTCTCGGAGCGTTGGGCTGGTCCGGCGTATTCGAATTCTCCACCACCTAGTTCTTTGCCGATTCCCAAGTTCTCAATGAGGCCACCAAAGCGAACAGTGTCCCTTGATTTACCTGTGAACCATGGTAGTGATTTTAATGTGCAGCCAACTGCCAAGTCTGCACCAGCTTCTCCTTCTAGGGAGCATAGCCCATCTATGAAAGATTTGTTTCTTAGTGCTGACTCTGCGACAAAGACTCTGCGTCGCATTCTCAACCTTGATGTGGCGGATGAGTGA